The Anabas testudineus chromosome 11, fAnaTes1.2, whole genome shotgun sequence genome has a segment encoding these proteins:
- the LOC113153503 gene encoding tektin-B1-like, which yields MWQHCARKEDQRRAGDRFTLPVLSTNKTLLMSRPQLQGNKVLKLDDEIICSLGDDISQIPSATRSTMRYLSSRHVEVSQWQAHISESISRVDREIMVVELLKNTAECCLQERHLYSQLMSDCVTLNKTLSTAVTAQDRVLTELRKEEQLTNEIRDVLQKQICMLCNKLSSLTDIRTQLLADFQDKGEAIKLTTKCMTQELSTPSTQLPAGQYKPDHVSYDKWLSRCRDLRLTADKLIKDSSTFRGNLRFTLANLKNAQGRQRRSTDDSLRKKINELSRIQDMMIWERKQIKDEVSDLTKDIQKLTIQIRSCDSKLHQATHRLDILNQRPRFELCLDQPHMSLTLEKNDLAKMAAGLRPILKRSHHDLELAHRRLMILEDNLAKNAHVLEVQRKCQNLHHSFLPALDTAVILANKSELLTSAGQAAAQPHSRAQ from the exons atgtg GCAACATTGTGCACGAAAAGAGGACCAGCGGAGAGCTGGGGACAGGTTCACTCTTCCCGTCCTGTCCACTAACAAAACCCTGCTCATGAGCAGACCGCAGCTTCAGGGGAACAAAGTGCTGAAGCTCGACGATGAAATCATCTGCAGCCTGGGTGATGATATTTCGCAG ATCCCTTCTGCCACTCGCAGCACTATGAGATATCTCAGCTCTCGGCATGTCGAGGTCAGCCAATGGCAGGCCCACATATCTGAGAGCATTAGCCGAGTGGACCGAGAAATCATGGTTGTGGAGCTG ctgaaaaacactgctgagTGCTGCCTGCAGGAGAGGCACTTGTACAGTCAGCTTATGAGCGACTGTGTGACGCTCAATAAAACTCTGAGCACAGCAGTCACGGCACAGGACCGCGTCCTCACCGAGCTGAGGAAAGAAGAGCAGCTGACCAATGAGATCAGAGACGTGCTGCAGAAGCAGATCTGCATGCTGTGCAACAAACTCAG TTCTCTGACGGACATCCGCACTCAGCTGCTGGCAGATTTTCAGGACAAAGGTGAAGCCATCAAGCTCACCACCAAATGCATGACCCAGGAGCTCAGCACCCCGAGCACCCAGCTCCCTGCAGGTCAATACAAGCCTGACCATGTGAGCTATGACAAGTGGCTTTCCCGCTGCAGGGACCTGAGGCTGACTGCTGACAAACTCATTAAAGACTCGTCTACCTTCAGGGGAAACCTGCGCTTCACCCTGGCCAAT CTGAAAAATGCCCAGGGGCGCCAGCGCCGCAGCACAGATGACTCCCTGAGGAAGAAAATCAATGAACTGAGCAGGATCCAGGATATGATGATCTGGGAGAGGAAGCAG ATCAAGGATGAGGTTTCTGATCTGACAAAGGACATACAGAAACTGACAATTCAGATCAGAAGCTGTGATTCAAAACTGCATCAGGCCACGCACCGCCTGGACATCCTCAACCAGAGACCCAGATTTGAGCTCTGCCTCGACCAG ccCCACATGAGCctcacactggagaaaaatgACCTGGCAAAGATGGCTGCTGGACTTCGCCCCATATTAAAGCGCTCTCA CCACGACCTGGAGCTCGCCCACAGGCGCCTGATGATCCTGGAGGACAACCTGGCCAAAAACGCTCACGTGCTGGAGGTGCAGAGGAAGTGCCAGAACCTGCACCACAGTTTCCTGCCTGCACTTGACACTGCTGTGATACTTGCCAACAAGTCCGAGCTCCTGACATCTGCAGGCCAAGCCGCCGCTCAACCTCACAGTAGAGCCCAGTAG
- the nup153 gene encoding nuclear pore complex protein Nup153 isoform X1, which produces MAATGGGKIRSRRYHIASKPYAKSKQQQSGLISRVTDTVKSIVPSWLQKYFKNEDALEGGGTVQGTSQNCQPPPPPPNGSEEGPPPLDGCDSPEPSTSATEPSTSRASLNFQDYVLSRPPLSRSHLHFSSLDASSPTLGASSNLFSQPSTSSAPGPFSTGFSLVKEIKDNLSQHEDDNISTTSGFSSRASDKDVPTSKTASLPQLWSPETERTNSAPQPSQSGLKKPAFNLSVFGMSSNSTLNSTVLNSSQLGDSPFYPGKTTYGGAAAVRSARARPGTPYQAPVRRQIKAKPAGAQPCGVTSATARRILQSLESMSSPLADAKRIPAAASSPMSPSMDGTNLDVSHFQSKKKRMDSALPPVQKLVVPSAASASGNRSVSFRPTLTPGGVSRTLDRTPRETPTRQLQKLPNTTPGPSESTRGSSGSAYPLSSTPATSSISSGGGKMKRERTSARPSSKRPEEDELAEVPDLPTISLPINTSALPTFSFSTPLPPITTISGAPSITAVTPVKETVTNKDPPMASTPPCVPFTFSSPIVKATAASPPSFSPSAGFTFSAPVAKLAPSMSNGKLAAPIPAAVKPTAIKNTEEFEGPFKPAKVLKQGSVLDLLKAPGFASPVARTSPGPEASPQQISGQSTTPASSSTTTPLSSSAGCGGLFKAPPGWSCDACFVQNKPSDTKCACCMAPQPNSSSSKSMDRKPSPAALVGMESSSSTNPTSTTTTTTGFGPMFSKPAGTWDCDTCLVLNKPDAVKCVACETAKPGTGLKPSLALPPAISTVPSVPAPTVSLGFGDKFKKPEGAWECDTCMVQNKAEDTKCVACTSAKPGASAGTSLGASGGFTSLASTESMFGLGDKFKKPEGAWDCDVCLVQNKAADVQCVACQSAKPGANVEPKAFGSSFGSSAGGTSGSSTLSSSSSTSGGFKFGTSDSTTGSGSGGFKFGTSDSTSGSGSGGFKFGGSFAESSSSSSSSSGFKFGVPFGSSSSESTSKGTTASSGFKFSNSSEGFKFGAASSDDKKSDPPATASGFKFGTSSGIVFETGSSSTESSSKSGFTSLELSKPEEKTSDATPQTSSSVCFTSPHALQEKSDSVAPSNDTTTTTTGLIFAKLGEPNLATTTPQNSSTFGSLQANKAPAATTFTFGKPEEKKETATTAAPSTFLFGAANKDADATPAPAISGGFSFSKPSAPTEQPPPAFTFGKPADKSETTAIEAPKPSFGFGQSAADAPKPAFSFLASNPTSTTNATTSMSSTSTPSLFGASSTSSTQAPAPSAAPSTFVFGQPAATSSDSAPAKAFVFGQSQDNQPPAPSAAPLNSTSAPAPAQPFIFGAPASAAPPAAAPSFSFGAAAPSAASSSAPSAAPSPFVFSSPPSGGFGANQAPSFGSSFGSPFTASPSQAPAFGAKTNATPVFGQQTNSAPVFGAAANSAPGGGFQFGGASAFGAANNTSGVFAFGAGSTASPAPSANPSITPQAGAPGGGFNFSQPPTFNIGSTKSFAASPAGQQAIAGRKIKTAVRRRK; this is translated from the exons ATGGCGGCCACGGGTGGAGGGAAAATTAGAAGCAGGAGATATCATATCGCCTCTAAACCTTACGCCAAGAGTAAACAG CAGCAGTCGGGCCTCATCAGTCGAGTGACAGACACAGTAAAGAGCATCGTTCCTTCCTGGCTGCagaaatactttaaaaatgaagatgCTCTTGAAGGAGGAGGGACAGTACAAGGGACAAGCCAGAACTgccagcctcctcctcctcctcctaatGGTAGTGAAGAGGGGCCGCCTCCTCTTGATGGATGTGACTCCCCAGAGCCTAGCACCAGTGCCACAG aGCCCTCAACAAGTCGAGCATCCCTAAACTTTCAGGATTATGTGCTTTCTCGACCCCCTCTGAGTCGCTCCCACCTTCACTTTTCCTCACTGGATGCCTCCTCACCAACCTTGGGGGCTTCCAGCAACCTCTTCTCCCagccctccacctcctcagccCCTGGACCCTTTTCCACTGGCTTCTCTTTGGTCAAAGAAATCAAGGACAACCTCTCGCAGCACGAAGATGATAACATCTCTACCACAAGCGGGTTCTCCTCCCGCGCCTCTGACAAAG ATGTCCCCACTTCCAAAACGGCATCACTTCCTCAGCTTTGGTccccagagacagaaagaacaaaCTCGGCGCCTCAGCCTTCTCAGTCCGGTCTGAAAAAGCCTGCTTTcaacctgtctgtttttggaaTGTCCTCCAAT TCAACATTAAATAGCACAGTGCTGAACTCCAGCCAGCTTGGAGATTCCCCCTTCTATCCTGGAAAGACTACGTATGGTGGGGCAGCTGCAGTCAGAAGCGCTCGTGCTCGTCCTGGAACACCGTACCAG GCTCCAGTGAGGAGACAGATCAAGGCCAAACCTGCTGGTGCTCAGCCTTGTGGCGTGACCAGTGCTACAGCCAGGCGCATCCTGCAATCTTTGGAATCCATGTCAAGCCCACTTGCT GATGCAAAGAGAATCCCAGCAGCAGCCTCATCGCCCATGTCACCT TCAATGGATGGCACAAATCTAGATGTTTCACATTTCCAGTCAAAAAAGAAACGG aTGGATTCTGCCCTCCCACCGGTGCAGAAGCTGGTGGTTCCTTCTGCAGCCTCAGCTTCAGGAAACCGCTCTGTGTCCTTCAGGCCTACTTTGACTCCTGGAGGAGTGAGCCGAACCCTGGACAGGACCCCAAGAGAGACG CCCACAAGACAATTACAGAAACTACCTAATACAACCCCAGGTCCATCTGAAAG CACAAGGGGTTCCAGTGGCTCAGCCTATCCTTTGTCCAGCACGCCTGCAACCAGCAGCATCAGCTCTGGAGGTGGcaagatgaagagagagaggaccAGTGCACGACCCTCATCTAAACGCCCTGAGGAGGATGAG TTGGCTGAGGTACCAGACCTTCCAACCATTTCCCTTCCCATCAACACCTCCGCCTTACCCACCTTCAGCTTCTCCACCCCTCTTCCACCTATCACCACCATTAGCGGTGCCCCCAGCATCACAGCTGTTACTCCTGTTAAGGAAACGGTCACAAATAAG GACCCTCCAATGGCCTCAACACCACCTTGTgttccttttacattttcctcCCCCATTGTCAAAGCAACTGCTGCTAGCCCACCTTCCTTTTCCCCTTCT GCTGGATTTACTTTTAGTGCACCTGTAGCAAAATTAGCACCCTCCATGTCAAATGGGAAGCTGGCTGCTCCAATACCGGCAGCAG TGAAGCCAACAGccatcaaaaacacagaagaatttGAAGGACCCTTTAAACCTGCTAAGGTCCTGAAGCAGGGAAGCGTGCTGGATCTTCTCAAAGCACCTG GCTTTGCCTCTCCTGTTGCTCGGACTTCCCCAGGCCCCGAAGCTTCTCCACAGCAGATCTCCGGACAATCCACTACCCCTGCCTCCAGCTCCACCACCACTCCCCTCTCATCTTCAGCAGGGTGTGGTGGTTTGTTCAAAGCTCCACCAGGCTGGAGCTGTGATGCCTGTTTTGTGCAGAACAAACCATCAGACACAAAGTGTGCTTGCTGTATGGCCCCTCAGCCCaactcctcctcatccaaaTCTATGGACAGAAAACCCTCACCTGCAGCCTTGGTTGGgatggagagcagcagcagcacgaaCCCCACCTCTACCACTACAACGACCACAGGTTTTGGCCCAATGTTTTCCAAACCTGCTGGAACCTGGGACTGTGATACGtgtcttgttttaaataaacctgatgcagtaaaatgtgtggCCTGTGAAACGGCCAAACCTGGGACGGGACTTAAACCCTCATTAGCCCTTCCTCCCGCCATTTCAACTGTTCCGTCTGTACCTGCTCCCACAGTCAGTTTGGGATTTGGAGACAAGTTCAAGAAACCTGAGGGTGCATGGGAGTGTGATACATGTATGGTACAGAATAAAGCAGAGGACACCAAATGTGTGGCCTGCACCAGTGCTAAACCAG GTGCGTCAGCAGGAACATCACTTGGAGCTTCAGGAGGATTCACTTCTTTAGCCAGCACTGAATCTATGTTTGGGCTTGGAGACAAGTTCAAGAAGCCAGAAGGTGCCTGGGATTGTGATGTCTGTCTTGTGCAGAATAAGGCTGCTGATGTGCAGTGTGTTGCTTGTCAGTCAGCTAAACCTGGAGCTAATGTGGAGCCTAAAG CCTTTGGTTCATCTTTTGGTTCATCTGCTGGAGGGACATCGGGCTCCTCTACACTTAGCTCTTCTTCCTCTACTTCTGGAGGTTTTAAGTTTGGCACATCAGACAGTACCACAGGATCTGGATCTGGAGGATTTAAGTTTGGCACATCAGACAGTACCTCTGGGTCTGGATCTGGAGGTTTTAAGTTTGGGGGATCATTTGCAGAGTCGTCCTCTTCTTCATCGTCTTCAAGTGGATTCAAATTTGGAGTCCCATTTGGAAGCTCTTCATCAGAATCTACTTCAAAAGGCACTACTGCCTCATCAGGTTTCAAATTCAGCAACTCATCTGAGGGCTTTAAATTTGGAGCTGCCTCTAGTGATGACAAAAAGTCAGACCCACCTGCTACAGCTTCTGGGTTCAAGTTTGGCACCAGCAGTGGCATAGTATTTGAAACTGGATCATCTAGCACAGAAAGCTCCTCTAAGAGCGGCTTCACTTCACTTGAACTGTCAAAACCTGAAGAGAAAACATCAGATGCCACCCCCCAAACCTCatcctctgtttgtttcacttccCCTCATGCTTTACAAGAAAAGAGTGACAGTGTGGCACCATCAAATGACACAACCACGACCACCACTGGATTAATTTTTGCAAAATTGGGAGAGCCAAATTTGGCAACTACCACACCACAAAACAGTTCTACTTTTGGGTCCTTGCAAGCAAACAAAGCACCAGCTGCTACCACGTTTACTTTTGGGAAgccagaggaaaagaaggaaactGCTACCACCGCTGCTCCATCTACCTTTCTCTTTGGTGCTGCTAATAAAGATGCTGATGCTACACCAGCACCGGCTATTTCAGGAGGTTTCTCCTTCAGCAAACCCAGTGCTCCAACAGAGCAACCTCCACCTGCATTCACTTTTGGCAAGCCAGCAGACAAGAGCGAAACTACTGCTATAGAGGCCCCAAAGCCCTCCTTCGGTTTTGGACAAAGTGCTGCAG ATGCTCCCAAACCAGCGTTTTCCTTTCTGGCTAGTAATCCCACCAGTACCACCAACGCCACCACTTCAATGTCCTCCACTTCCACCCCCAGTCTGTTTGGTGCCAGCAGCACCAGCTCTACCCAGGCTCCAGCTCCTTCTGCAGCTCCCAGCACTTTTGTGTTCGGTCAGCCTGCTGCAACCTCCAGTGACTCTGCTCCTGCTAAAGCGTTTGTCTTTGGCCAGAGTCAGGACAACCAGCCCCCGGCCCCCTCAGCTGCTCCTCTCAACTCTACTTCAGCCCCAGCCCCAGCTCAGCCCTTTATCTTTGGTGCTCCTGCCAgtgctgctcctcctgcagctgctccatccTTCAGCTTTGGAGCAGCAGCACCCTCTGCTGCCTCATCTTCAG CTCCGtctgcagctccttctccaTTTGTATTCAGCTCACCTCCTAGCGGTGGGTTCGGGGCCAACCAGGCTCCTTCATTTGGCTCATCTTTCGGCTCCCCCTTCACAGCCTCACCCTCCCAGGCCCCCGCCTTTGGGGCCAAAACCAACGCCACCCCTGTCTTTGGACAGCAGACTAACTCCGCACCTGTATTTGGCGCAGCTGCTAATTCAGCCCCAG GTGGAGGCTTTCAGTTTGGAGGAGCTAGTGCATTCGGAGCTGCAAACAACACCTCGGGTGTGTTTGCTTTTGGAGCAGGATCGACTGCTTCTCCTGCCccctctgccaacccctctaTCACACCCCAGGCAGGAGCACCTGGAGGTGGATTTAACTTCTCACAACCCCCTACATTCAACATTGG ATCAACTAAATCCTTTGCCGCCTCTCCTGCTGGACAGCAAGCGATTGCTGGGCGCAAGATAAAGACGGCAGTGCGGCGCAGAAAGTAG
- the nup153 gene encoding nuclear pore complex protein Nup153 isoform X2, with amino-acid sequence MAATGGGKIRSRRYHIASKPYAKSKQQSGLISRVTDTVKSIVPSWLQKYFKNEDALEGGGTVQGTSQNCQPPPPPPNGSEEGPPPLDGCDSPEPSTSATEPSTSRASLNFQDYVLSRPPLSRSHLHFSSLDASSPTLGASSNLFSQPSTSSAPGPFSTGFSLVKEIKDNLSQHEDDNISTTSGFSSRASDKDVPTSKTASLPQLWSPETERTNSAPQPSQSGLKKPAFNLSVFGMSSNSTLNSTVLNSSQLGDSPFYPGKTTYGGAAAVRSARARPGTPYQAPVRRQIKAKPAGAQPCGVTSATARRILQSLESMSSPLADAKRIPAAASSPMSPSMDGTNLDVSHFQSKKKRMDSALPPVQKLVVPSAASASGNRSVSFRPTLTPGGVSRTLDRTPRETPTRQLQKLPNTTPGPSESTRGSSGSAYPLSSTPATSSISSGGGKMKRERTSARPSSKRPEEDELAEVPDLPTISLPINTSALPTFSFSTPLPPITTISGAPSITAVTPVKETVTNKDPPMASTPPCVPFTFSSPIVKATAASPPSFSPSAGFTFSAPVAKLAPSMSNGKLAAPIPAAVKPTAIKNTEEFEGPFKPAKVLKQGSVLDLLKAPGFASPVARTSPGPEASPQQISGQSTTPASSSTTTPLSSSAGCGGLFKAPPGWSCDACFVQNKPSDTKCACCMAPQPNSSSSKSMDRKPSPAALVGMESSSSTNPTSTTTTTTGFGPMFSKPAGTWDCDTCLVLNKPDAVKCVACETAKPGTGLKPSLALPPAISTVPSVPAPTVSLGFGDKFKKPEGAWECDTCMVQNKAEDTKCVACTSAKPGASAGTSLGASGGFTSLASTESMFGLGDKFKKPEGAWDCDVCLVQNKAADVQCVACQSAKPGANVEPKAFGSSFGSSAGGTSGSSTLSSSSSTSGGFKFGTSDSTTGSGSGGFKFGTSDSTSGSGSGGFKFGGSFAESSSSSSSSSGFKFGVPFGSSSSESTSKGTTASSGFKFSNSSEGFKFGAASSDDKKSDPPATASGFKFGTSSGIVFETGSSSTESSSKSGFTSLELSKPEEKTSDATPQTSSSVCFTSPHALQEKSDSVAPSNDTTTTTTGLIFAKLGEPNLATTTPQNSSTFGSLQANKAPAATTFTFGKPEEKKETATTAAPSTFLFGAANKDADATPAPAISGGFSFSKPSAPTEQPPPAFTFGKPADKSETTAIEAPKPSFGFGQSAADAPKPAFSFLASNPTSTTNATTSMSSTSTPSLFGASSTSSTQAPAPSAAPSTFVFGQPAATSSDSAPAKAFVFGQSQDNQPPAPSAAPLNSTSAPAPAQPFIFGAPASAAPPAAAPSFSFGAAAPSAASSSAPSAAPSPFVFSSPPSGGFGANQAPSFGSSFGSPFTASPSQAPAFGAKTNATPVFGQQTNSAPVFGAAANSAPGGGFQFGGASAFGAANNTSGVFAFGAGSTASPAPSANPSITPQAGAPGGGFNFSQPPTFNIGSTKSFAASPAGQQAIAGRKIKTAVRRRK; translated from the exons ATGGCGGCCACGGGTGGAGGGAAAATTAGAAGCAGGAGATATCATATCGCCTCTAAACCTTACGCCAAGAGTAAACAG CAGTCGGGCCTCATCAGTCGAGTGACAGACACAGTAAAGAGCATCGTTCCTTCCTGGCTGCagaaatactttaaaaatgaagatgCTCTTGAAGGAGGAGGGACAGTACAAGGGACAAGCCAGAACTgccagcctcctcctcctcctcctaatGGTAGTGAAGAGGGGCCGCCTCCTCTTGATGGATGTGACTCCCCAGAGCCTAGCACCAGTGCCACAG aGCCCTCAACAAGTCGAGCATCCCTAAACTTTCAGGATTATGTGCTTTCTCGACCCCCTCTGAGTCGCTCCCACCTTCACTTTTCCTCACTGGATGCCTCCTCACCAACCTTGGGGGCTTCCAGCAACCTCTTCTCCCagccctccacctcctcagccCCTGGACCCTTTTCCACTGGCTTCTCTTTGGTCAAAGAAATCAAGGACAACCTCTCGCAGCACGAAGATGATAACATCTCTACCACAAGCGGGTTCTCCTCCCGCGCCTCTGACAAAG ATGTCCCCACTTCCAAAACGGCATCACTTCCTCAGCTTTGGTccccagagacagaaagaacaaaCTCGGCGCCTCAGCCTTCTCAGTCCGGTCTGAAAAAGCCTGCTTTcaacctgtctgtttttggaaTGTCCTCCAAT TCAACATTAAATAGCACAGTGCTGAACTCCAGCCAGCTTGGAGATTCCCCCTTCTATCCTGGAAAGACTACGTATGGTGGGGCAGCTGCAGTCAGAAGCGCTCGTGCTCGTCCTGGAACACCGTACCAG GCTCCAGTGAGGAGACAGATCAAGGCCAAACCTGCTGGTGCTCAGCCTTGTGGCGTGACCAGTGCTACAGCCAGGCGCATCCTGCAATCTTTGGAATCCATGTCAAGCCCACTTGCT GATGCAAAGAGAATCCCAGCAGCAGCCTCATCGCCCATGTCACCT TCAATGGATGGCACAAATCTAGATGTTTCACATTTCCAGTCAAAAAAGAAACGG aTGGATTCTGCCCTCCCACCGGTGCAGAAGCTGGTGGTTCCTTCTGCAGCCTCAGCTTCAGGAAACCGCTCTGTGTCCTTCAGGCCTACTTTGACTCCTGGAGGAGTGAGCCGAACCCTGGACAGGACCCCAAGAGAGACG CCCACAAGACAATTACAGAAACTACCTAATACAACCCCAGGTCCATCTGAAAG CACAAGGGGTTCCAGTGGCTCAGCCTATCCTTTGTCCAGCACGCCTGCAACCAGCAGCATCAGCTCTGGAGGTGGcaagatgaagagagagaggaccAGTGCACGACCCTCATCTAAACGCCCTGAGGAGGATGAG TTGGCTGAGGTACCAGACCTTCCAACCATTTCCCTTCCCATCAACACCTCCGCCTTACCCACCTTCAGCTTCTCCACCCCTCTTCCACCTATCACCACCATTAGCGGTGCCCCCAGCATCACAGCTGTTACTCCTGTTAAGGAAACGGTCACAAATAAG GACCCTCCAATGGCCTCAACACCACCTTGTgttccttttacattttcctcCCCCATTGTCAAAGCAACTGCTGCTAGCCCACCTTCCTTTTCCCCTTCT GCTGGATTTACTTTTAGTGCACCTGTAGCAAAATTAGCACCCTCCATGTCAAATGGGAAGCTGGCTGCTCCAATACCGGCAGCAG TGAAGCCAACAGccatcaaaaacacagaagaatttGAAGGACCCTTTAAACCTGCTAAGGTCCTGAAGCAGGGAAGCGTGCTGGATCTTCTCAAAGCACCTG GCTTTGCCTCTCCTGTTGCTCGGACTTCCCCAGGCCCCGAAGCTTCTCCACAGCAGATCTCCGGACAATCCACTACCCCTGCCTCCAGCTCCACCACCACTCCCCTCTCATCTTCAGCAGGGTGTGGTGGTTTGTTCAAAGCTCCACCAGGCTGGAGCTGTGATGCCTGTTTTGTGCAGAACAAACCATCAGACACAAAGTGTGCTTGCTGTATGGCCCCTCAGCCCaactcctcctcatccaaaTCTATGGACAGAAAACCCTCACCTGCAGCCTTGGTTGGgatggagagcagcagcagcacgaaCCCCACCTCTACCACTACAACGACCACAGGTTTTGGCCCAATGTTTTCCAAACCTGCTGGAACCTGGGACTGTGATACGtgtcttgttttaaataaacctgatgcagtaaaatgtgtggCCTGTGAAACGGCCAAACCTGGGACGGGACTTAAACCCTCATTAGCCCTTCCTCCCGCCATTTCAACTGTTCCGTCTGTACCTGCTCCCACAGTCAGTTTGGGATTTGGAGACAAGTTCAAGAAACCTGAGGGTGCATGGGAGTGTGATACATGTATGGTACAGAATAAAGCAGAGGACACCAAATGTGTGGCCTGCACCAGTGCTAAACCAG GTGCGTCAGCAGGAACATCACTTGGAGCTTCAGGAGGATTCACTTCTTTAGCCAGCACTGAATCTATGTTTGGGCTTGGAGACAAGTTCAAGAAGCCAGAAGGTGCCTGGGATTGTGATGTCTGTCTTGTGCAGAATAAGGCTGCTGATGTGCAGTGTGTTGCTTGTCAGTCAGCTAAACCTGGAGCTAATGTGGAGCCTAAAG CCTTTGGTTCATCTTTTGGTTCATCTGCTGGAGGGACATCGGGCTCCTCTACACTTAGCTCTTCTTCCTCTACTTCTGGAGGTTTTAAGTTTGGCACATCAGACAGTACCACAGGATCTGGATCTGGAGGATTTAAGTTTGGCACATCAGACAGTACCTCTGGGTCTGGATCTGGAGGTTTTAAGTTTGGGGGATCATTTGCAGAGTCGTCCTCTTCTTCATCGTCTTCAAGTGGATTCAAATTTGGAGTCCCATTTGGAAGCTCTTCATCAGAATCTACTTCAAAAGGCACTACTGCCTCATCAGGTTTCAAATTCAGCAACTCATCTGAGGGCTTTAAATTTGGAGCTGCCTCTAGTGATGACAAAAAGTCAGACCCACCTGCTACAGCTTCTGGGTTCAAGTTTGGCACCAGCAGTGGCATAGTATTTGAAACTGGATCATCTAGCACAGAAAGCTCCTCTAAGAGCGGCTTCACTTCACTTGAACTGTCAAAACCTGAAGAGAAAACATCAGATGCCACCCCCCAAACCTCatcctctgtttgtttcacttccCCTCATGCTTTACAAGAAAAGAGTGACAGTGTGGCACCATCAAATGACACAACCACGACCACCACTGGATTAATTTTTGCAAAATTGGGAGAGCCAAATTTGGCAACTACCACACCACAAAACAGTTCTACTTTTGGGTCCTTGCAAGCAAACAAAGCACCAGCTGCTACCACGTTTACTTTTGGGAAgccagaggaaaagaaggaaactGCTACCACCGCTGCTCCATCTACCTTTCTCTTTGGTGCTGCTAATAAAGATGCTGATGCTACACCAGCACCGGCTATTTCAGGAGGTTTCTCCTTCAGCAAACCCAGTGCTCCAACAGAGCAACCTCCACCTGCATTCACTTTTGGCAAGCCAGCAGACAAGAGCGAAACTACTGCTATAGAGGCCCCAAAGCCCTCCTTCGGTTTTGGACAAAGTGCTGCAG ATGCTCCCAAACCAGCGTTTTCCTTTCTGGCTAGTAATCCCACCAGTACCACCAACGCCACCACTTCAATGTCCTCCACTTCCACCCCCAGTCTGTTTGGTGCCAGCAGCACCAGCTCTACCCAGGCTCCAGCTCCTTCTGCAGCTCCCAGCACTTTTGTGTTCGGTCAGCCTGCTGCAACCTCCAGTGACTCTGCTCCTGCTAAAGCGTTTGTCTTTGGCCAGAGTCAGGACAACCAGCCCCCGGCCCCCTCAGCTGCTCCTCTCAACTCTACTTCAGCCCCAGCCCCAGCTCAGCCCTTTATCTTTGGTGCTCCTGCCAgtgctgctcctcctgcagctgctccatccTTCAGCTTTGGAGCAGCAGCACCCTCTGCTGCCTCATCTTCAG CTCCGtctgcagctccttctccaTTTGTATTCAGCTCACCTCCTAGCGGTGGGTTCGGGGCCAACCAGGCTCCTTCATTTGGCTCATCTTTCGGCTCCCCCTTCACAGCCTCACCCTCCCAGGCCCCCGCCTTTGGGGCCAAAACCAACGCCACCCCTGTCTTTGGACAGCAGACTAACTCCGCACCTGTATTTGGCGCAGCTGCTAATTCAGCCCCAG GTGGAGGCTTTCAGTTTGGAGGAGCTAGTGCATTCGGAGCTGCAAACAACACCTCGGGTGTGTTTGCTTTTGGAGCAGGATCGACTGCTTCTCCTGCCccctctgccaacccctctaTCACACCCCAGGCAGGAGCACCTGGAGGTGGATTTAACTTCTCACAACCCCCTACATTCAACATTGG ATCAACTAAATCCTTTGCCGCCTCTCCTGCTGGACAGCAAGCGATTGCTGGGCGCAAGATAAAGACGGCAGTGCGGCGCAGAAAGTAG